A window of the Oscillospiraceae bacterium genome harbors these coding sequences:
- a CDS encoding Nif3-like dinuclear metal center hexameric protein: MTTTGEIYDYIDSFAPFASAMDFDNPGLLVGERTTSLQRILFALDITPDVVREGNKLAAQLIVSHHPVIFNPLKQLKKNSAPYLLAQYGIDAICAHTNLDMAAGGVNTALAACLQLQHVHTLAEYQPELPEALMGDLPTALEPQAFAKQVKKQLACDGLRYTNGKRKVKTVGLCSGGGADLLYAAVDAGCEGFVTGESKHNLLLDAEQLQLTLVDAGHYATEVIVLDPLMQRISAQFPAVRCIKSQTMHSPAAYL, from the coding sequence ATGACGACAACCGGAGAAATTTATGATTATATTGATTCCTTTGCGCCTTTCGCATCAGCAATGGATTTCGACAATCCCGGATTGCTGGTAGGAGAAAGGACAACATCGCTGCAAAGGATTCTTTTTGCGCTGGATATCACCCCTGACGTTGTGCGGGAGGGAAATAAACTTGCTGCACAGCTGATTGTCAGCCATCATCCGGTCATTTTTAATCCACTTAAGCAGCTGAAAAAGAATTCTGCACCTTATTTGCTGGCGCAGTACGGAATTGATGCAATCTGTGCACACACCAACCTGGACATGGCGGCAGGCGGAGTCAATACTGCATTGGCAGCCTGTCTGCAGCTGCAGCATGTGCACACGCTTGCAGAGTACCAGCCTGAACTTCCAGAAGCGCTGATGGGAGATCTGCCGACGGCCTTAGAGCCTCAGGCATTTGCAAAACAGGTCAAGAAACAGCTTGCCTGTGACGGCTTACGCTATACAAACGGAAAGCGCAAAGTGAAAACAGTTGGTCTGTGCAGCGGCGGTGGAGCAGATTTGCTTTACGCAGCAGTGGATGCCGGCTGTGAGGGCTTTGTAACTGGCGAAAGCAAACATAATCTTCTGCTAGATGCAGAGCAGTTGCAGCTTACCTTGGTGGATGCAGGACACTACGCGACAGAAGTGATTGTCCTAGACCCCCTGATGCAGCGTATCTCTGCACAGTTCCCTGCAGTACGCTGCATTAAAAGCCAGACAATGCACAGCCCAGCTGCTTATTTGTAA
- a CDS encoding sigma-70 family RNA polymerase sigma factor has translation MFDEENPDEKVLAACTDLQLAQMIKSGSSRAFVELTARYVDLVQAKSAPFHGTFLDRDDFYQEGLWGLYTAACTFDPNRGAKFATYAGTCIHNRMVMVYRSAKSGRSQPPNGFVPLSDAELSATDAADPEARVLAKERLQKVRFAIQNILTPMEQHTLQLYLSGCTYAEIAQKMQISVKAADNAMQRVRQKLRKHC, from the coding sequence ATGTTTGATGAGGAGAACCCTGACGAAAAAGTGTTGGCTGCCTGCACAGATTTGCAGCTTGCGCAGATGATTAAAAGCGGCAGTTCACGGGCTTTTGTCGAGCTGACTGCACGCTATGTCGACCTTGTACAAGCAAAGTCTGCACCTTTTCACGGAACTTTTTTAGACCGCGACGATTTTTATCAAGAGGGTTTATGGGGGCTTTACACGGCTGCCTGTACATTCGACCCAAACCGCGGTGCTAAGTTTGCTACTTATGCGGGTACATGTATTCACAACCGCATGGTTATGGTTTACCGCAGTGCAAAAAGCGGACGCAGCCAGCCGCCAAACGGCTTTGTTCCTCTGAGTGATGCGGAACTTTCCGCAACAGATGCAGCAGATCCCGAGGCACGCGTCTTAGCAAAAGAGCGTCTGCAAAAAGTTCGCTTTGCAATACAGAATATTCTGACCCCAATGGAGCAGCATACACTGCAGCTGTACTTAAGCGGCTGTACCTATGCAGAGATTGCTCAAAAAATGCAGATATCTGTAAAAGCAGCCGATAATGCAATGCAGCGTGTACGCCAAAAGCTGCGCAAGCATTGTTAG
- the uvrB gene encoding excinuclease ABC subunit UvrB, producing MDFQLVSLYQATGDQPQAIDSLVRGLKSGDKEQVLKGVTGSGKTFTMANVIAQMNRPTLVLAHNKTLAAQLCSEFRAFFPNNSVEYFVSYYDYYQPEAYIAQTDTYIEKDSAINDEIDKLRHSATSALSERRDVIIVASVSCIYSLGDPIDYRNMVISLRPGMQKDRDELLKKLVELQYERNDIELSRNKFRAHGDVVEIFPSYSNDTVIRVEFFGDEIDRISERNALTGELKADLKHVAIYPASHYIVPREKMQRALTDIQAEMEDRVKFFEEHGKLIEAQRIRERTTYDMEMLQEIGFCKGIENYSRVMSGRPAGSAPFTLLDYFPDDFLMFVDESHVTLPQVGGMYGGDKARKKNLIDFGFRLPSAYDNRPLNFDEFYQHINQAIFVSATPGDFELEKASQVVEQVIRPTGLLDPEIDVKPTEGQIDDLISEIHLRAAKKQRVLVTTLTKKMAEDLTAYLENMGIRVRYMHHDIDTVERQEIIRDLRLGEFDVLVGINLLREGLDIPEVSLVAILDADKEGFLRSERSLIQTIGRAARNAEGHVIMYADTVTPSMEAAIRETNRRRSLQQAYNEAHGITPKTITKKVADVLEISTGKDKAKGRKKQKRRLSPIEREEEIARLTREMKEAARQLEFERAASLRDRITEMKKGK from the coding sequence ATGGATTTTCAGCTAGTTTCACTGTATCAGGCCACTGGTGACCAGCCACAGGCAATCGACAGCCTGGTGCGTGGCCTGAAAAGCGGGGATAAAGAGCAGGTATTAAAGGGCGTTACAGGTTCAGGTAAGACCTTTACAATGGCAAACGTCATCGCCCAAATGAATCGCCCTACACTGGTGCTGGCACACAATAAAACCCTTGCGGCACAGCTTTGTTCTGAGTTCCGCGCTTTTTTCCCAAACAATTCTGTAGAATACTTTGTCAGTTACTACGATTACTATCAGCCGGAAGCCTATATTGCGCAAACAGATACCTATATTGAAAAAGACTCTGCCATAAATGACGAAATTGATAAACTGCGCCATTCGGCAACTTCTGCTTTATCTGAGCGGCGGGATGTGATTATCGTTGCCAGTGTCAGCTGCATCTATTCTTTGGGTGACCCAATTGATTACCGCAATATGGTTATATCTTTGCGCCCAGGCATGCAGAAAGACCGGGACGAGCTTTTAAAGAAGCTGGTTGAGCTGCAATATGAGCGGAACGACATAGAGCTTTCGCGCAATAAATTCCGCGCTCATGGCGACGTAGTCGAAATTTTTCCGTCCTACTCCAATGATACTGTTATTCGGGTCGAATTTTTTGGCGACGAAATTGACCGCATCAGTGAGCGAAACGCTTTAACCGGGGAACTGAAAGCAGACTTAAAACACGTTGCAATCTATCCGGCTTCGCATTATATTGTTCCGCGGGAAAAAATGCAGCGCGCCCTTACGGATATTCAGGCCGAAATGGAAGATCGGGTCAAATTTTTTGAAGAACACGGAAAACTCATCGAGGCACAGCGGATACGGGAACGCACAACTTATGATATGGAAATGCTGCAGGAAATTGGTTTCTGCAAAGGCATTGAAAACTATTCGCGGGTCATGTCCGGCAGGCCGGCAGGCAGTGCGCCCTTTACCCTGCTGGATTATTTCCCAGATGATTTTTTAATGTTTGTAGATGAGTCGCATGTCACACTGCCGCAAGTGGGAGGCATGTACGGCGGCGATAAAGCACGCAAAAAGAACCTGATTGACTTTGGTTTTCGCCTGCCCAGCGCTTACGACAACCGGCCGCTTAATTTCGATGAATTTTATCAACATATTAATCAAGCAATCTTTGTCAGTGCAACTCCGGGTGATTTCGAGCTTGAGAAAGCGTCGCAGGTCGTTGAGCAGGTCATTCGTCCGACCGGACTGCTTGACCCGGAAATTGATGTGAAACCAACAGAAGGGCAAATTGATGATTTGATTTCTGAAATTCATTTGCGCGCAGCAAAAAAGCAGCGCGTGCTGGTAACAACTTTAACTAAGAAAATGGCAGAAGATTTAACCGCCTATCTGGAGAATATGGGCATTCGTGTGCGATACATGCACCACGACATTGACACTGTCGAGCGGCAGGAGATTATTCGCGATCTGCGCCTTGGCGAATTTGATGTTTTAGTCGGTATTAACTTGCTGCGTGAGGGGCTGGATATTCCGGAAGTCAGTTTGGTCGCCATTTTGGATGCCGACAAAGAAGGATTTCTGCGCAGTGAGCGCAGCTTGATTCAGACAATCGGCCGTGCGGCGCGCAACGCTGAGGGACACGTCATTATGTATGCCGATACTGTAACGCCCAGTATGGAGGCGGCTATCCGTGAAACCAACCGCCGCCGCAGCCTGCAGCAAGCTTACAATGAAGCGCATGGCATTACACCCAAAACCATTACCAAAAAAGTCGCGGATGTCTTGGAGATTTCGACTGGAAAAGATAAAGCAAAAGGTCGTAAAAAGCAAAAGCGCAGACTTTCGCCGATTGAGCGGGAAGAAGAGATTGCCCGCTTGACCAGAGAAATGAAAGAAGCCGCACGGCAGCTTGAGTTTGAGCGCGCCGCTTCTTTGCGCGACCGGATCACGGAAATGAAGAAAGGAAAATGA
- the sdaAA gene encoding L-serine ammonia-lyase, iron-sulfur-dependent, subunit alpha, with amino-acid sequence MAYDSVKRMLADAQEKNLPLWESILLDDTAAQNTTREASLHKMQTLWQTMQKSCSAYQPQERSHSGLVGGDSAKVSKAAKDGILLGDSFLNEIISLALRVSECNACMKRIVAAPTAGSCGVLPAVLIPLAKKESLPDTAIVQALYVSAGFGEVIAQRASIAGASGGCQAEIGTASAMAAAALVWLKDGSGEQCAHACAMALSNLLGLVCDPVAGLVEVPCVQRNVTGALNAIGAANMALSGVTCHIPADEVIDAMGSIGDQMPTSLRETGKGGLAATPTGQKIAQKLSVGIPKN; translated from the coding sequence ATGGCTTATGATTCTGTAAAACGAATGCTGGCAGATGCACAGGAAAAGAATCTGCCCCTTTGGGAAAGTATTCTGTTGGACGACACAGCAGCGCAGAACACTACCCGAGAAGCTTCCCTGCACAAGATGCAGACTTTATGGCAGACCATGCAGAAAAGCTGCAGCGCCTATCAGCCGCAGGAGCGCTCACACAGCGGATTGGTCGGCGGAGACAGCGCAAAGGTCAGCAAAGCCGCAAAAGATGGTATTCTGCTGGGTGATTCCTTTCTGAATGAAATCATTTCTTTGGCGCTGCGTGTCAGTGAATGCAATGCCTGTATGAAGCGCATTGTTGCCGCCCCGACCGCCGGTTCCTGCGGCGTTTTACCGGCAGTGCTGATTCCGCTTGCAAAAAAAGAAAGCCTGCCAGATACAGCAATTGTGCAGGCACTGTATGTTTCGGCAGGCTTTGGGGAAGTAATTGCACAGAGAGCTTCGATTGCCGGTGCATCCGGTGGGTGTCAGGCGGAAATTGGAACTGCGTCAGCTATGGCTGCTGCTGCACTGGTCTGGCTGAAAGACGGCAGCGGCGAGCAGTGTGCGCACGCCTGTGCCATGGCGCTCAGCAACCTTTTAGGGCTGGTGTGCGACCCGGTTGCCGGGCTGGTTGAAGTACCATGTGTACAGAGAAATGTCACAGGAGCGCTAAATGCCATTGGGGCAGCCAACATGGCTTTGTCCGGTGTTACCTGCCATATTCCAGCAGATGAAGTCATTGATGCCATGGGAAGTATCGGGGACCAAATGCCTACATCTCTGCGCGAAACGGGAAAAGGCGGTTTGGCCGCAACGCCGACCGGACAAAAAATCGCCCAAAAGCTCTCGGTTGGAATACCTAAAAACTAA
- a CDS encoding class I SAM-dependent methyltransferase, protein MKEPSLKLGDRLQLCASFVRQGTRLCDVGTDHAYLPIWLVLNGCVSSALACDVREGPLETARANVLHYGLQQKISLRLSDGLKKISSQEADDIVIAGMGGDLISRIATETAWVKDPKKRLILQPMTKPVRLRTAMAQSGFSLLREEAAFDDHRVYTVMQYQYLPQEIQNCRKAELYTGGMTGKNAAEKEYLQRQCVNLKRHLAGLLRTGKTEETEKLRLAAAQIEKILFMKGEDEQDDDNRRNL, encoded by the coding sequence ATGAAAGAACCATCTCTAAAGCTTGGCGACAGGCTGCAGCTTTGCGCTTCTTTTGTTCGTCAGGGTACCCGCCTGTGTGATGTAGGCACAGACCACGCTTATTTGCCTATCTGGCTTGTTTTAAATGGCTGTGTTTCTTCTGCTTTAGCGTGTGATGTGCGTGAAGGCCCGCTGGAAACTGCCCGTGCAAATGTCCTCCATTACGGGCTGCAGCAAAAGATTTCGCTGCGTTTGTCTGACGGCCTAAAAAAGATCTCTTCACAAGAAGCCGATGACATTGTCATTGCCGGTATGGGTGGGGACTTGATTTCCAGAATTGCAACAGAAACAGCATGGGTAAAGGATCCGAAAAAGCGGCTGATTCTTCAGCCGATGACAAAGCCGGTGCGTCTGCGCACCGCCATGGCACAGTCTGGTTTTTCCCTGCTGCGGGAAGAGGCCGCTTTTGATGACCACCGGGTTTATACTGTGATGCAGTACCAATATCTGCCCCAAGAGATACAAAACTGCAGAAAAGCAGAACTGTATACAGGTGGTATGACCGGGAAAAATGCCGCTGAAAAGGAATATTTACAGCGGCAGTGTGTAAATTTAAAGCGCCATTTAGCTGGCCTTTTGCGTACAGGAAAAACAGAAGAAACAGAAAAGCTGCGCCTGGCTGCGGCACAGATTGAAAAGATACTTTTTATGAAAGGAGAAGATGAACAAGATGACGACAACCGGAGAAATTTATGA
- a CDS encoding DUF1858 domain-containing protein, with the protein MVVTKDSVIGEIMDADNSTVPYFLQMGMHCLGCPASRGETLAEACAVHGVDVEELVEVLNQHLADKK; encoded by the coding sequence ATGGTCGTTACAAAAGATTCTGTAATTGGTGAAATTATGGATGCAGACAACTCTACCGTTCCTTATTTCCTGCAGATGGGTATGCACTGCTTAGGATGCCCGGCGTCCCGCGGCGAAACTTTGGCAGAAGCCTGTGCCGTGCATGGTGTGGATGTAGAAGAACTGGTTGAGGTTTTAAATCAGCACTTAGCAGACAAAAAATAA
- a CDS encoding zinc-ribbon domain containing protein: protein MYQDKTLICKDCGKEFVFSAGEQEFYAEKGFINEPCRCKECRAKRKQGGQRRTERPERKMYSAVCASCGKETKVPFQPQEGRPVYCAECFAKMRRK from the coding sequence ATGTATCAGGACAAAACACTGATTTGTAAAGACTGCGGAAAAGAATTTGTCTTTTCTGCCGGCGAGCAGGAATTTTACGCGGAAAAGGGATTCATCAATGAGCCCTGCCGCTGTAAAGAGTGCCGCGCAAAGCGCAAGCAGGGCGGTCAGCGTCGTACAGAACGCCCCGAGCGGAAGATGTATTCGGCCGTGTGCGCAAGCTGTGGAAAAGAAACGAAGGTTCCTTTTCAGCCGCAGGAAGGCCGGCCGGTCTACTGTGCCGAATGCTTTGCAAAAATGCGGAGAAAATAA
- the uvrA gene encoding excinuclease ABC subunit UvrA, translating to MPSKTIFIKGAREHNLKNIDLEIPRDKLIVFTGLSGSGKSSLAFDTIYAEGQRRYMESLSSYARQFLGQMEKPDVDYIEGLSPAISIDQKTTSKNPRSTVGTVTEIYDYLRLLYARVGIPHCPICGREIQQQTIDQIVDRILKMPEHTKIQIMAPVVRARKGTHVKELEAARRSGFVRARVDGILYDLSEKIELEKNKKHTIDIIVDRLIIKPEIRSRLADSLETASSLTGGLIVVSPSEGEDILFSQNYACPEHGLGVDELTPQMFSFNNPSGACPKCTGLGVFMKIDPDLILPDKSLSVRKGGVKGSGWAMEGSSVAAMYMDGLAKHYHFSLDTPIADLPPEIIDILLYGSKGEKIPVERNSSFSHSKYEAVFEGVIPNLERRFRETSSNWIKEEIESYMSAIPCDACHGNRLNPMSLAVTVGGKNIAEFCKMSILEALDFLDTLTLSGRNAAIAQPILKEIRSRLTFLKSVGLSYLTLSRSAGTLSGGESQRIRLATQIGSSLMGVVYILDEPSIGLHQRDNAKLLATLKHLRDLGNTVIVVEHDEETMRVADHIVDIGPGAGVHGGEVIYNGPPAGIVNCEASITGQYLSGKRKVGVPETRRKGNGKKLKIIGAKQNNLKNINVDIPLGKFVCVTGVSGSGKSSLINEILYKYLAANLNGAKTHAGKFKEIRGLSALDKVIQINQSPIGRTPRSNPATYTGVFTDIRNLYASTQDAKLRGYTSSRFSFNVKGGRCEACQGDGIIKIEMHFLPDVYVPCDVCQGKRYNRETLEIKYKGKSIYDVLEMTVEEGVEFFHAIPRIARRLQTLQEVGLGYIKIGQPATTLSGGEAQRVKLAAELSKRPTGRTIYILDEPTTGLHIADVHKLIDVLQQLVDNGNTVVVIEHNLDLIKTADWIIDLGPEGGNAGGSIVAQGTPEQVAAVSESYTGQYLRRMLPAFQEKN from the coding sequence ATGCCTTCCAAAACGATTTTTATTAAAGGTGCAAGGGAGCACAACTTGAAAAATATCGATCTGGAAATCCCGCGTGATAAACTAATTGTTTTTACCGGCCTTTCCGGATCAGGGAAAAGCAGCCTTGCCTTTGATACCATTTACGCTGAGGGCCAGCGCAGATATATGGAGTCGCTGTCGTCGTATGCACGTCAGTTCCTGGGTCAGATGGAAAAGCCGGACGTCGACTATATCGAGGGCCTTTCTCCTGCTATTTCTATTGACCAAAAGACAACCTCTAAGAACCCGCGCTCCACTGTTGGCACCGTAACGGAAATCTATGATTACCTGCGTCTTCTATATGCCCGTGTCGGTATTCCGCATTGCCCGATATGTGGCAGAGAGATACAGCAGCAGACCATTGACCAGATTGTCGACCGGATTTTAAAAATGCCGGAGCACACAAAAATTCAAATTATGGCACCAGTCGTACGTGCCCGCAAAGGTACCCATGTCAAAGAACTTGAAGCAGCCCGCAGAAGCGGGTTTGTCCGCGCGCGTGTTGACGGAATTCTGTATGATCTCTCTGAAAAAATCGAACTTGAAAAAAACAAAAAGCATACGATTGATATTATTGTTGACCGCCTGATTATCAAACCGGAAATCCGCTCCCGCTTGGCAGACAGTTTGGAAACAGCTTCATCCCTTACCGGTGGGCTGATTGTTGTCAGCCCCTCTGAGGGAGAAGATATTCTTTTTAGCCAAAACTATGCCTGCCCTGAGCACGGACTTGGTGTTGATGAACTGACACCGCAGATGTTTTCTTTTAATAATCCCAGCGGTGCCTGCCCTAAATGCACAGGTCTAGGCGTCTTTATGAAAATCGATCCCGACCTTATTTTGCCAGACAAATCGCTGAGTGTCCGTAAAGGCGGCGTAAAGGGCAGTGGCTGGGCAATGGAGGGCAGCTCCGTTGCTGCCATGTATATGGACGGCCTTGCAAAGCACTATCATTTTTCTTTGGATACGCCGATTGCGGATCTACCGCCAGAAATTATAGATATTCTGCTCTATGGCAGCAAAGGCGAAAAAATACCGGTAGAGCGCAACAGCAGCTTCAGCCACAGCAAATATGAAGCTGTATTCGAGGGAGTCATTCCAAACTTAGAGCGTCGTTTCCGTGAAACAAGCAGCAACTGGATTAAAGAAGAAATTGAGTCTTACATGAGTGCAATTCCCTGTGATGCCTGCCACGGGAACCGGCTAAATCCAATGAGCCTTGCTGTTACAGTCGGCGGCAAAAACATTGCGGAGTTCTGCAAGATGTCAATCCTAGAGGCACTTGACTTTTTAGATACACTGACACTTTCCGGCCGCAATGCGGCCATTGCCCAGCCAATCCTCAAAGAAATCCGTTCCCGTCTGACTTTTCTAAAGAGCGTAGGGCTGAGCTATCTCACGTTGTCGCGTTCTGCAGGAACGCTTTCCGGCGGCGAAAGCCAGCGCATTCGTCTTGCAACACAAATTGGTTCTTCGCTTATGGGGGTTGTGTATATCCTAGATGAACCTAGCATTGGCCTGCACCAGCGCGACAATGCAAAACTGCTGGCAACCTTAAAGCATCTACGGGACTTGGGCAATACTGTTATTGTCGTTGAGCACGACGAAGAAACCATGCGTGTGGCCGACCATATTGTAGATATTGGTCCGGGTGCAGGCGTACACGGTGGTGAAGTGATTTACAACGGCCCGCCGGCAGGCATTGTCAACTGCGAAGCTTCCATCACAGGCCAGTATTTAAGCGGCAAACGCAAAGTTGGAGTTCCCGAGACCCGCCGCAAAGGAAACGGGAAAAAGCTGAAAATCATCGGCGCCAAACAGAACAACCTTAAAAATATCAATGTAGATATTCCGCTGGGTAAGTTTGTCTGTGTCACCGGTGTTTCCGGTTCGGGAAAATCCTCCCTAATCAATGAAATCCTATATAAATACCTTGCAGCAAACTTAAATGGTGCAAAAACGCATGCAGGAAAGTTTAAGGAAATCCGCGGACTCTCTGCACTAGATAAAGTCATTCAAATCAATCAAAGTCCTATCGGCCGCACACCGCGCTCAAACCCAGCAACATACACCGGTGTGTTTACAGATATCCGCAACCTGTACGCCAGCACGCAGGACGCCAAACTGCGCGGCTACACATCCAGCCGTTTCTCTTTCAATGTAAAAGGTGGGCGCTGTGAAGCCTGCCAAGGCGATGGCATTATCAAAATTGAAATGCACTTTCTGCCAGATGTTTACGTTCCCTGTGATGTCTGCCAAGGCAAACGCTATAACCGTGAAACGCTTGAAATCAAATATAAAGGAAAGTCCATTTATGATGTACTGGAAATGACAGTCGAAGAGGGTGTTGAATTTTTTCACGCAATTCCGCGCATTGCGCGCCGCCTACAGACCCTGCAGGAAGTTGGCCTAGGCTATATTAAAATCGGCCAGCCTGCCACAACCCTTTCCGGCGGTGAAGCGCAGCGCGTAAAATTGGCCGCTGAATTAAGCAAGCGGCCAACAGGAAGGACTATTTATATTTTGGACGAACCAACGACCGGCCTGCATATTGCCGATGTGCATAAGCTAATTGATGTTCTGCAGCAGCTTGTCGATAATGGCAACACTGTTGTTGTCATTGAGCATAATCTTGACTTAATTAAGACGGCAGATTGGATCATAGACCTCGGGCCAGAGGGAGGAAATGCCGGCGGCAGCATTGTAGCACAGGGAACACCAGAACAAGTTGCCGCCGTTTCGGAATCTTATACAGGACAATATCTGCGCCGTATGCTGCCGGCATTTCAAGAGAAAAACTGA
- a CDS encoding YifB family Mg chelatase-like AAA ATPase, translated as MVSQIYSMGLYGMNAFPVLVETDITRTLPSFDMVGLPDAAVKESKDRVRSAMKNCGFSFPEGKVTVNMAPADKRKEGPIYDLPLFVSLLRASGQMDADPRDSMFLGELSLSGGLRPVKGVLPMTIGAQENGFHRIFLPAENAPEAAAVKGIEVFPLHHVSELIEFLQGKREIRPAEPLPLQKSAFDRSLDFADVRGQLQSKRGLEIAAAGGHNVLLIGPPGSGKSMLAKRLPSILPDMTLEEQMETTKIHSIAGVLPHETSLVSMRPFRAPHHTISPSGLSGGGTIPRPGELSLAHNGVLFLDELPEFARATLEVLRQPMEDGTVTISRVSGTVTYPCSFMLVAAMNPCPCGYFGHPTRPCTCKPDQVSRYLSRVSGPLLDRLDLHIEVPPVDFEELSDCQKAEPSAAIRERVNAARKIQNERFAGTEITCNAHITPDILNDACRLSPAGKALLKAAFEKLGLSARAYDRVLKVSRTIADLAGSKDIEPEHAAEAVQYRSLDRKYWERH; from the coding sequence ATGGTTTCGCAGATATACAGTATGGGACTTTATGGAATGAACGCATTCCCTGTTTTAGTGGAAACAGATATTACAAGAACCCTGCCGTCTTTTGATATGGTTGGCCTGCCAGACGCAGCGGTAAAGGAATCAAAAGACCGGGTGCGTTCAGCTATGAAAAACTGTGGGTTCTCTTTCCCTGAGGGTAAAGTCACCGTCAACATGGCCCCTGCAGACAAACGAAAAGAAGGCCCGATTTACGATCTGCCCCTATTTGTCAGTCTGCTGCGTGCTTCCGGACAAATGGATGCAGACCCGCGGGACAGCATGTTTTTAGGGGAGCTCTCACTCAGCGGCGGTCTGCGCCCGGTAAAGGGTGTGCTTCCTATGACAATCGGTGCACAGGAAAACGGTTTTCACCGCATTTTTCTGCCGGCTGAAAATGCACCAGAGGCAGCTGCCGTAAAAGGAATTGAAGTTTTTCCGCTGCATCATGTTTCAGAGCTGATAGAATTTCTACAGGGAAAAAGAGAAATTCGGCCGGCAGAACCATTGCCTTTGCAAAAAAGTGCGTTTGATCGCTCCCTTGATTTTGCCGATGTGCGGGGGCAGCTGCAGTCAAAGCGCGGCTTGGAAATTGCCGCTGCCGGTGGACACAACGTGCTTCTAATCGGGCCCCCCGGCTCTGGGAAAAGCATGCTTGCAAAACGTCTGCCTTCGATTCTGCCGGATATGACACTGGAAGAACAGATGGAAACGACAAAAATCCATTCGATTGCCGGTGTTTTGCCGCACGAAACTTCTTTGGTCAGCATGCGGCCATTTCGTGCACCGCATCACACAATCTCACCGTCTGGCCTTTCCGGTGGCGGCACTATTCCCCGCCCCGGTGAACTTTCTTTGGCACACAACGGCGTTTTGTTTTTAGATGAACTGCCCGAATTTGCCCGTGCTACCTTGGAAGTGCTGCGTCAGCCAATGGAAGATGGCACAGTTACGATTTCCCGCGTCAGCGGTACAGTAACTTATCCCTGCTCTTTCATGCTGGTAGCGGCCATGAATCCCTGCCCTTGCGGCTATTTTGGGCACCCGACACGGCCATGCACCTGCAAGCCCGACCAAGTGAGCCGCTATTTAAGCCGCGTCAGCGGTCCGCTGCTTGACCGACTGGATTTACATATTGAAGTACCTCCAGTCGACTTTGAAGAACTCTCTGACTGCCAGAAAGCAGAGCCGAGTGCTGCAATTCGTGAGCGTGTTAATGCTGCCCGAAAAATTCAAAATGAGCGTTTTGCAGGTACGGAAATTACCTGCAATGCACATATTACGCCGGACATTTTAAATGATGCCTGCCGCCTTTCCCCTGCCGGTAAAGCGCTGCTGAAAGCCGCTTTTGAAAAGCTGGGCCTTTCTGCCCGTGCCTATGACCGTGTTCTGAAAGTTTCCCGCACCATCGCAGACCTTGCCGGTTCAAAAGATATAGAACCAGAGCATGCCGCCGAAGCGGTGCAGTACCGCAGCCTTGACCGTAAATATTGGGAGCGGCACTAA
- the sdaAB gene encoding L-serine ammonia-lyase, iron-sulfur-dependent subunit beta gives MNLFDILGPVMIGPSSSHTAGAVRIGLVTRQLLGAQPQKAKILLYGSFASTGAGHGTDRAIVAGLLGMKPDDERIPNSFEIAQKQGLAFSFGTVNLRGAHPNTAVLTVEADGNRKLEIEAASLGGGRIRVCKIDGIDTNFSGEYNTLIVHNLDQPGHVAQVTTILAQRNVNIATMQLYRNVQGGYAVMVIECDQPIPTDLVDWLMKLKGIIKVSYINIEQ, from the coding sequence ATGAATTTATTTGATATTTTAGGTCCGGTTATGATCGGGCCATCCAGTTCACATACGGCCGGTGCTGTACGCATTGGCTTAGTCACGCGTCAATTACTTGGTGCACAACCGCAGAAAGCAAAGATTCTACTGTATGGTTCTTTTGCCAGTACAGGAGCAGGTCACGGCACCGACCGAGCCATTGTTGCTGGCCTTCTTGGAATGAAGCCGGACGATGAGCGGATACCAAATAGTTTTGAGATTGCACAGAAACAAGGCTTAGCGTTTTCTTTTGGCACGGTAAATCTGCGCGGTGCGCACCCAAATACGGCTGTGCTCACTGTAGAAGCGGACGGAAACAGAAAGCTGGAAATTGAAGCTGCTTCTCTTGGCGGCGGCCGGATTCGAGTCTGCAAAATAGATGGAATTGACACGAATTTTTCCGGTGAATACAATACGCTGATTGTGCACAATTTGGACCAGCCTGGCCATGTCGCACAGGTCACTACCATTTTGGCACAGCGAAACGTAAACATTGCCACTATGCAGCTTTACCGCAATGTACAGGGTGGCTATGCAGTTATGGTTATAGAATGTGACCAGCCGATTCCAACCGACCTGGTTGACTGGCTCATGAAACTGAAAGGGATTATAAAAGTATCGTATATAAATATAGAACAGTGA